A window of the Trichoderma asperellum chromosome 4, complete sequence genome harbors these coding sequences:
- a CDS encoding uncharacterized protein (EggNog:ENOG41): protein MGRLSRGCLRCRQRRVRCDEGRPSCQRCIQRNEVCEGYRDESSLIFRYETEKVIEYSRAKQMVFPSSYKDSSHSSPQKRSNFIYASSASRRRHSVSGPSAEPSSLTLKEASGITLRNPQPWLKGPPARLQPPLEQQAIDQFIDRYVLYPCNQTSCPGFLEHLPCMFNEVNVEGRYALRWAVQAAAFADISKNQESNALASKAFQCYGMALSALGESLSTPGKEPDDYDLMTVVVLDIFETLYTPNKVSKGSHVQGMAQILRLRGSDLVYNSRGWSLFRLAQHRIQKHRLTYDMQQIPETSYLLKELNDSEPSVRLEKNADDIGGTCKRARTLLGLIIANRLPASTVVDMIKELHSSDQEAVSWRQTSQWSFTTFTVSERPDLSPAARGITETIQLHSDVWMAYEWNYHRTARIVFLQQLLQCSKAALETPDLEEVDRQTLSNTIAECISTVQWLADEFLATVPQSFGDVNHMGLLHDCKDGPPRCRAIGGYLLLWPTRVVKAETSATSVAQKERAWKVFEKIRECTGMKDLLGDKSII, encoded by the exons ATGGGGCGCCTTAGCCGTGGATGTCTGCGCTGCCGGCAGCGTCGTGTCCGTTGCGATGAGGGACGGCCATCTTGCCAGCGCTGTATCCAACGCAACGAGGTTTGTGAGGGTTATCGCGATGAATCTTCACTCATATTTCGCTACGAGACAGAAAAGGTGATCGAGTACTCGCGCGCAAAACAAATGGTGTTTCCATCAAGTTACAAGGACTCCTCGCATTCTTCCCCGCAGAAGCGAAGCAATTTCATTTATGCAAGCTCAGCTTCTCGACGACGGCATTCTGTTTCGGGGCCGAGCGCGGAACCCTCATCACTCACACTGAAGGAAGCTTCGGGTATCACGTTGCGCAATCCCCAGCCTTGGCTGAAAGGACCGCCAGCGCGATTACAACCGCCATTGGAACAACAGGCTATAGATCAATTCATAGATAGATATGTCCTTTATCCCTGCAATCAGACGTCTTGTCCCGGCTTCCTTGAGCATTTGCCTTGCATGTTTAATGAGGTCAACGTCGAGGGCCGGTATGCGCTACGCTGGGCTGTGCAAGCGGCAGCATTTGCAGACATCTCGAAAAACCAAGAAAGCAACGCGCTTGCAAGCAAGGCTTTTCAGTGCTATGGTATGGCACTCAGCGCTTTGGGAGAGTCGCTCTCTACACCAGGCAAAGAGCCAGATGATTATGATCTAATGACAGTGGTTGTGCTAGATATTTTCGAG ACATTATATACACCCAACAAAGTTAGCAAAGGATCTCATGTCCAAGGAATGGCACAAATCCTTCGTTTGCGTGGCAGTGATCTGGTCTACAACTCGCGCGGCTGGAGTCTCTTTCGACTTGCACAACATCGAATT CAAAAGCATCGATTAACGTATGACATGCAGCAGATCCCCGAGACATCATACTTGCTCAAGGAGTTGAATGACAGCGAGCCCTCCGTCCGCCTCGAGAAGAATGCCGACGACATCGGCGGGACCTGCAAGCGGGCGCGGACTTTGTTAGGCCTTATTATTGCAAATAGGCTACCAGCGTCGACCGTTGTCGACATGATCAAGGAGTTGCATTCATCAGACCAGGAAGCAGTGAGTTGGCGGCAGACATCACAGTGGTCTTTTACCACCTTTACCGTATCAGAACGACCAGAtctttctccagcagcacgTGGCATCACGGAGACTATCCAACTGCATTCGGATGTATGGATGGCCTACGAGTGGAACTATCACAGGACAGCGCGAATCGTCTTTCTGCAACAACTGCTGCAATGCTCCAAAGCTGCTCTGGAAACCCCAGATCTAGAAGAGGTCGATAGGCAGACGCTAAGCAATACAATTGCAGAGTGCATTTCTACGGTTCAGTGGCTAGCTGATGAGTTCCTCGCTACCGTTCCTCAGTCCTTCGGGGATGTTAATCACATGGGCCTACTCCATGACTGCAAAGACGGCCCACCTCGCTGTCGCGCCATCGGCGGGTACCTACTTCTTTGGCCGACCCGTGTGGTCAAGGCCGAAACATCTGCGACAAGTGTGGCTCAAAAAGAGCGCGCGTGGAAGGTGTTTGAAAAGATTCGCGAATGTACTGGAATGAAAGATCTTCTCGGCGACAAGAGTATCATTTGA
- a CDS encoding uncharacterized protein (EggNog:ENOG41), which yields MSSSNSNPRIVITTHDAAGTAIFGSDSEVPLFRPMGPMGSSFAVFDVRNSIPVNNMEPAQNYPNTIPRCPPNGAIFCISNIAPHFSVPMHRTLSLDYGVVISGEIVMKLDSGEERTVKAGEFLIQGGVNHQWINRTDEACRICFVTLSAEKIKLADGTELNEIATKK from the coding sequence ATGTCATCCTCCAACTCCAACCCTCGCATAGTTATCACGACGCACGACGCAGCAGGAACCGCAATCTTTGGCTCCGATAGTGAGGTGCCCCTGTTCCGCCCCATGGGGCCGATGGGTTCATCCTTTGCAGTATTTGATGTGCGCAACTCGATACCGGTCAACAACATGGAGCCCGCACAAAACTACCCAAATACGATACCTCGCTGCCCGCCTAACGGCGCCATATTCTGCATCAGCAACATCGCGCCTCACTTCAGTGTTCCGATGCACCGAACGCTGAGCCTGGATTATGGGGTCGTGATTAGCGGCGAGATAGTCATGAAGCTCGATAGTGGGGAGGAGAGAACTGTTAAAGCGGGAGAGTTCCTCATCCAAGGAGGTGTGAATCACCAGTGGATTAACAGGACGGATGAGGCATGCCGAATTTGCTTTGTGACGCTAAGTGCAGAGAAAATCAAGTTGGCGGATGGGACGGAGCTGAATGAAATTGCCACCAAGAAATGA